One region of Catenuloplanes indicus genomic DNA includes:
- a CDS encoding ATP-binding protein, protein MSNELLRAPAEAKYAEELDWLESIDDNPKPFSWRLSPKMVRLFILGSERADGLEREIPQKWFGDRSFVERAIVTLASDRGLLLIGDPGTGKSWLAELLSAAISRNSTLVVQGTAGTTEDHIKYSWNVSMVIAKGQSRQSMIPSPIMTAMENGVIGRFEELTRSTSDVQDALISILSEKYVSIPELDEDNIVFAKPGFSIIATANSRDRGVNDLSSALKRRFNFVRIPVVTNKKSEAEIVRFRTEELLRRHNIELEVPPTLLDVLLQSFADLRAASASATSDDERLESALSTAEQIGVLEDAILHSTFFGAASLTSQTLASSLVGSLARRSPEDLAILNKYWHGVIEPRSKDAGGEWNGFLEGGRQAIATLS, encoded by the coding sequence ATGAGCAACGAGCTGCTGCGCGCCCCGGCCGAGGCGAAGTACGCCGAGGAGCTGGACTGGCTGGAGTCGATCGACGACAACCCCAAGCCGTTCTCCTGGCGGCTGAGCCCGAAGATGGTGCGCCTGTTCATCCTCGGCTCGGAGCGCGCCGACGGGCTGGAGCGGGAGATCCCGCAGAAGTGGTTCGGCGACCGCAGCTTCGTGGAGCGCGCGATCGTCACGCTCGCGTCCGACCGCGGCCTGCTGCTGATCGGCGACCCGGGCACCGGCAAGAGCTGGCTGGCCGAGCTGCTGTCCGCCGCGATCAGCCGGAACTCGACGCTGGTCGTGCAGGGCACCGCGGGGACCACCGAGGACCACATCAAGTACTCGTGGAACGTCTCGATGGTGATCGCGAAGGGCCAGTCCCGGCAGTCGATGATCCCGTCGCCGATCATGACGGCGATGGAGAACGGCGTGATCGGCCGGTTCGAGGAGCTGACCCGCTCGACCAGCGACGTGCAGGACGCGCTGATCTCGATCCTGTCCGAGAAGTACGTGTCCATCCCGGAGCTGGACGAGGACAACATCGTCTTCGCCAAGCCCGGCTTCTCGATCATCGCGACCGCGAACAGCCGGGACCGCGGCGTCAACGACCTGTCGTCCGCGCTGAAGCGGCGGTTCAACTTCGTCCGCATCCCGGTGGTGACGAACAAGAAGAGCGAGGCGGAGATCGTCCGGTTCCGCACCGAGGAGCTGCTGCGCCGGCACAACATCGAGCTGGAGGTGCCGCCGACGCTGCTCGACGTGCTCCTCCAGTCGTTCGCCGACCTGCGCGCCGCGTCCGCGTCCGCGACCAGCGACGACGAGCGGCTGGAGTCCGCGCTGTCCACGGCCGAGCAGATCGGCGTGCTGGAGGACGCGATCCTGCACAGCACCTTCTTCGGCGCCGCGTCGCTGACCTCGCAGACGCTGGCGTCCTCGCTGGTCGGGTCGCTCGCCCGGCGCAGCCCGGAGGACCTGGCGATCCTGAACAAGTACTGGCACGGTGTGATCGAGCCGCGCAGCAAGGACGCGGGCGGCGAGTGGAACGGCTTCCTGGAGGGCGGTCGTCAGGCGATCGCCACCCTGTCGTGA
- a CDS encoding vWA domain-containing protein: MNEPANAPSPDENRRQVLYWRLLARLFDPEEQASLESTSVAIVDDLGLPALLLDPSVSVDSVVQRYPDLEAEIDGLMAPADDGRSQEVRRAALVSKLMLNVFVTGGGNVTAEQLARWQSDAGWFERALGCEPGALRGRAAATGAGGTETGSGPAAGNAPGSGFHVSLGPALAAIEADLIKRMRLREVLADPRLAKKLTPSMSLIEQLLRDKDNLDGVALANAKALIKRFVDEVAQVLRTQVAQASTGTIDRSIPPKRVFRNLDVDRTIWKNLPNWSPEDERLYVDRLYYKQTAKRVEPARLIVVVDQSGSMVDAMVNCTILASIFAGLPKVDVHLIAYDTRALDLTTWVHDPFEVLLRTQLGGGTDGTAALQLARPKIADPRNTVVVWISDFYEWREQECWDGFSAIHRSGARFIPVGSVSSGGQQSVNPWFRQRFKDQGTPVLSGRIKKLVHELKNFLV; this comes from the coding sequence ATGAACGAGCCCGCGAACGCGCCCTCGCCGGACGAGAACCGGCGGCAGGTGCTCTACTGGCGGCTGCTGGCGCGGCTGTTCGACCCGGAGGAGCAGGCCTCGCTGGAGTCCACGAGCGTGGCGATCGTCGACGACCTCGGCCTGCCCGCGCTGCTGCTCGACCCGTCCGTGTCGGTCGACAGCGTGGTCCAGCGGTACCCGGACCTGGAGGCCGAGATCGACGGGCTGATGGCACCGGCCGACGACGGCCGGTCGCAGGAGGTCCGCCGCGCCGCGCTGGTGTCGAAGCTGATGCTGAACGTGTTCGTCACCGGCGGCGGCAACGTCACCGCGGAGCAGCTGGCCCGCTGGCAGTCGGACGCGGGCTGGTTCGAGCGCGCGCTGGGTTGCGAGCCGGGTGCGCTGCGCGGCCGGGCCGCGGCCACCGGCGCCGGCGGCACGGAGACGGGCAGCGGCCCCGCGGCCGGGAACGCGCCCGGGAGCGGCTTCCACGTCAGCCTCGGCCCGGCACTGGCCGCGATCGAGGCCGACCTGATCAAGCGCATGCGGCTGCGCGAGGTGCTGGCCGACCCGCGGCTGGCGAAGAAGCTGACGCCGAGCATGTCGCTGATCGAGCAGCTGCTGCGCGACAAGGACAACCTGGACGGGGTGGCGCTGGCGAACGCGAAGGCACTGATCAAGCGCTTCGTCGACGAGGTCGCGCAGGTGCTCCGCACGCAGGTGGCACAGGCCTCCACCGGCACGATCGACCGGTCGATCCCGCCGAAGCGGGTGTTCCGCAACCTGGACGTCGACCGGACGATCTGGAAGAACCTGCCGAACTGGAGCCCGGAGGACGAGCGTCTCTACGTCGACCGGCTGTACTACAAGCAGACCGCCAAGCGCGTCGAGCCGGCCCGGTTGATCGTGGTGGTGGACCAGTCCGGCTCGATGGTGGACGCGATGGTCAACTGCACCATCCTCGCCTCGATCTTCGCCGGTCTGCCCAAGGTGGACGTGCACCTCATCGCGTACGACACGCGCGCACTGGACCTGACCACCTGGGTGCACGACCCGTTCGAGGTGCTGCTGCGCACCCAGCTCGGCGGCGGCACGGACGGCACGGCCGCGCTGCAGCTGGCCCGCCCGAAGATCGCCGACCCGCGCAACACCGTGGTGGTCTGGATCTCCGACTTCTACGAGTGGCGCGAGCAGGAGTGCTGGGACGGGTTCTCCGCGATCCACCGGTCCGGCGCCCGGTTCATCCCGGTCGGGTCGGTCAGCAGCGGCGGCCAGCAGTCCGTCAACCCGTGGTTCCGGCAGCGGTTCAAGGATCAGGGCACCCCGGTGCTCTCCGGCCGGATCAAGAAGCTCGTCCACGAGCTCAAGAACTTCCTCGTCTGA